Proteins encoded by one window of Engraulis encrasicolus isolate BLACKSEA-1 chromosome 23, IST_EnEncr_1.0, whole genome shotgun sequence:
- the LOC134439538 gene encoding uncharacterized protein LOC134439538: protein MEGAVVLRVLILCATVWNGCCFPAKGSTGQQPASGGPGPVFGPGPVFDPRYITYLQQYYHSLAPATSAGVQQSAPAPPQAPVQSSQNAPQMTSPIIAKGSMPQTSSGFQEQVANPQTAKGQLESSAPAYGAPQTSPVESLPAAFAEAEPNVADMLESPEVLVLGEPRLDDSPPFPPPAPQYVPGTAIRNMNTNEFGLDLHESYDVLQNPAPVPLASETVVPAATSPVIGPREDLELDDQFFHMFITGQLPPGTVTHTSSTFERGRNGWANIGYERIAPPARRTSDASSKSQPAPKMSGVKKY, encoded by the exons ATGGAAGGTGCAGTAGTTTTAAG GGTCCTTATACTCTGTGCCACAGTATGGAATGGCTGTTGCTTTCCAGCTAAAG GATCCACTGGTCAACAGCCTGCATCAGGAGGTCCTGGTCCTGTTTTTGGTCCTGGTCCTGTTTTTGATCCACGTTACATTACCTATTTGCAGCAATACTACCACTCACTTGCACCAGCGACCTCTGCAGGTGTTCAGCAGTCAGCTCCAGCGCCACCTCAGGCCCCTGTGCAGTCCAGCCAAAACGCCCCTCAGATGACCTCCCCCATTATAGCTAAGGGATCCATGCCTCAAACTAGTTCTGGATTCCAAGAACAGGTTGCCAACCCACAGACAGCTAAAGGCCAGTTGGAATCCTCTGCACCTGCGTATGGAGCACCCCAAACAAGCCCAGTAGAGTCTCTACCTGCTGCGTTTGCCGAGGCTGAGCCAAATGTGGCTGACATGCTGGAGAGTCCTGAGGTCCTTGTGCTTGGAGAACCCAGATTGGATGATAGTCCACCATTTCCTCCACCAGCACCCCAGTATGTACCTGGAACAGCGATCCGCAACATGAATACAAATGAATTTGGCCTTGATCTGCACGAGTCCTATGATGTGCTGCAGAATCCTGCTCCTGTCCCCCTGGCTTCTGAGACGGTTGTCCCTGCAGCCACGTCTCCTGTGATTGGACCCAGAGAAGACCTTGAGCTAGATGACCAGTTCTTCCACATGTTCATCACTGGCCAACTTCCCCCTGGTACTGTAACTCACACTAGTTCCACCTTCGAGCGTGGGAGGAATGGCTGGGCAAATATTGGTTACGAGAGGATTGCCCCACCAGCAAGAAGGACCTCAGATGCATCAAGCAAATCGCAGCCTGCTCCTAAGATGTCTGGGGTAAAAAAGTACTAG